A genomic segment from Lutzomyia longipalpis isolate SR_M1_2022 chromosome 3, ASM2433408v1 encodes:
- the LOC129792187 gene encoding acyl-coenzyme A thioesterase 13-like: MSSAKRGVDFVRAIVKYMATDGSFSTTCLKNVEIVAGGEGKIKAEFKVLPEHLNSAGGLHGGFTASLIDILTSVALMSNNSHPGVSVDLRVSYLKGAREGDSVIVDATTIKAGRKMAFLECELKHKSDGSLIARGGQTKFVDLGPKEDYTTKLPE, encoded by the exons ATGTCCTCAGCAAAGCGTGGTGTTGATTTTGTGCGTGCTATTGTCAAATATATGGCCACAGATGGAAGTTTCAGCACAACTTGCTTGAAAAAT GTTGAGATAGTTGCTGGTGGCGAGGGGAAGATAAAGGCGGAATTTAAGGTTCTTCCTGAGCATCTCAACAGTGCTGGTGGTCTCCACGGTGGCTTTACTGCCTCTCTAATTGACATACTCACAAGTGTTGCTCTCATGTCCAACAACTCCCATCCGGGCGTCTCTGTAGATCTCCGTGTTAGCTACCTAAAGGGTGCCCGGGAGGGTGATAGCGTCATCGTGGATGCCACAACCATCAAGGCAGGACGCAAAATGGCTTTCCTGGAGTGTGAGCTGAAGCACAAATCCGATGGGTCTCTCATTGCACGAGGTGGTCAGACGAAATTTGTCGATTTGGGCCCAAAGGAGGACTACACAACAAAATTACCCgaataa
- the LOC129792184 gene encoding peroxidasin isoform X2, producing MVKSCSVQVLVVGFIVTVALRGSGVRGECPNRCSCIQQTVRCTRLELQDIPDVPPDTNIIDLRYNRIREIPSRAFYGKTRLHTIFLNENQVLSIEATAFDGLPSLKYLYLNNNRISHVAPNAFKDLDKLQSLFLYNNRLTTIPEGILNGMRNLRRLRLDGNALECDCRLLWLLRLLGDPKTSFQVAATCSSPSSVAGKNIYVLKETDLNCSKPKIIPPPKNIKVHMGESVWIPCEASGSPRPDIVWMKNFNEVDKANPRFHVMPNGTIEISNTTHEDFGSYECIARNIMGEIHSNAIQLDPMEERVKLQFIQEPQSSIFVDSPAPIVLHCLATGDLDVVWSFNGSPLQLSEHRRVHPNGTLTINPTSAADTGTYKCDVSNKYETISSSAEVMVDVIPRFVVTPENRTAKVGEEVTLDCEAEGDPSPTVAWERDDGQQIVFTPRIYLTGNQLHIKDAKESDSGLYICIAENAVGSAETVASVEIQSHANPPHLIIEPYDLEALQGATIELPCMGDGDPPPQVKWKKDGRTIISTDRFRIAASGSLHVTNVTTLDSGRYECSITNEFGRATGQGLLIVRKSDEVAPGEKFVRMAFAEASKEIDAAINQTVASLFTPTAPNTHDYAEKFRIFRFPNEPARELARAAEVYERTLVNIRRHIDSGHTMMANKTDFNYTEILSPEHLELIASLSGCMAHRQKPNCTDMCFHGKYRTVDGTCNNLGNPTWGASLTGFRRILPPVYENEFSMPVGWTKGRLYNGFQLPSARLVSSRMIATEEITPDSRITHMVMQWGQFLDHDLDHAIPSVSSESWDGVDCKKTCDYAAPCYPIEVPPNDVRVNNRRCLDFVRSSAICGSGQTSILFGQVQPREQINQLTSYLDASQVYGYSKQFANDLRNLTADEGRLRIGLHFPGQKPLLPFASPTDGIDCRREIGESNVNCFTAGDIRVNEQVGLLAMHTIWFREHNRIADTLRLYNPHWDGETLYHEARKIVGAQMQHITYSKWLPLILGEEGMKMLGEYRGYNPTVNPSISNEFATAALRFGHSLINPILHRYDANYKEIPQGHLPLHRAFFAPWRLVYEGGVDPLMRGLFLTPAKLKKPLENLNTELTEKLFHSAHAVALDLAAINIQRSRDHAIPSYNDYRRMCNLTVAKTFDDFTEISNKQVRKRLQDIYGHPNNVDIWVGGILEDQVDGGKVGPLFRCLLVEQFQRLRDGDRFWYENPSIFKPDQLVQIKQSSLARVLCDNGDNITEISEDVFMLSHLQDGLRACEKLPEMDLRFWMDCSGCTPRPHQGGELIRRRRSLNATFVEKEHEEDDSNWVDMNEERIEGLETTLESFQKTLKQMRRKLKKLEASCQAGSGKIQKPHGHCTDWSGIRRLNNEVWKEDPCTQCECKHREVHCVRDKCPEVEKCPDGAIPTKSPTSCCPTCPPAATPSTSPAPPTSTSVPAA from the exons AGATCTTCGCTACAATCGCATTCGGGAAATCCCATCGAGGGCTTTCTACGGGAAGACGCGTCTACATACGATTTTCCTGAATGAGAATCAAGTGTTGAGCATTGAAGCAACTGCCTTCGATGGCTTACCATCCCTCAAGTATCTCTATCTCAACAACAATCGCATTTCGCATGTTGCACCGAATGCTTTCAAGGATTTGGATAAACTGCAGAGTCT ATTCTTGTACAATAATCGCCTGACAACAATCCCAGAGGGAATTCTCAATGGCATGCGGAATCTCCGGAGGCTACGGCTCGATGGCAATGCCCTGGAGTGTGACTGTCGCCTCCTGTGGCTTCTACGGCTCCTGGGAGATCCAAAGACAAGCTTCCAAGTGGCTGCTACATGTTCCTCACCATCCTCTGTGGCAGGAAAAAATATCTACGTCCTCAAGGAAACTGATCTCAATTGCT CAAAACCAAAAATAATTCCACCACCGAAGAACATAAAAGTCCACATGGGTGAATCTGTGTGGATACCATGTGAAGCATCAGGATCACCACGTCCTGATATTGTGTGGatgaagaatttcaatgagGTGGACAAGGCAAATCCACGTTTTCATGTGATGCCCAATGGTACCATTGAGATCTCCAATACAACACACGAAGACTTTGGATCGTACGAATGCATTGCCAGGAATATTATGGGTGAAATACATTCAAATGCCATACAACTGGATCCAATGGAAGAACGAGTGAAGCTGCAGTTCATCCAGGAGCCCCAGAGCAGCATCTTTGTTGACTCACCAGCTCCTATTGTCCTCCACTGCCTTGCTACAG GCGATCTGGATGTTGTTTGGTCATTCAATGGGAGTCCATTGCAATTGTCTGAGCATCGGCGTGTCCACCCCAATGGTACACTCACCATCAACCCCACCTCCGCAGCTGATACCGGAACATACAAATGCGATGTCAGCAACAAATACGAAACCATTTCCTCCAGTGCAGAAGTCATGGTTGATG TCATTCCGAGATTTGTAGTCACACCGGAAAATCGAACAGCCAAAGTGGGTGAGGAAGTCACGCTAGATTGCGAAGCAGAAGGAGATCCCAGTCCAACGGTCGCATGGGAACGAGACGATGGTCAGCAAATTGTATTCACACCCCGGATTTATCTCACGGGGAATCAGTTGCACATAAAAGATGCTAAAGAATCCGATTCAG GTCTTTACATTTGCATAGCGGAAAATGCTGTGGGATCCGCCGAAACGGTGGCTTCGGTGGAAATTCAGAGCCACGCCAATCCACCCCATCTCATTATTGAACCATACGACTTGGAAGCACTCCAAGGTGCCACCATTGAATTACCCTGCATGGGGGATGGTGACCCACCGCCACAG GTCAAGTGGAAGAAAGACGGAAGGACGATTATATCGACAGATCGGTTCAGGATAGCTGCCTCTGGTAGTCTCCACGTTACCAATGTCACAACCCTCGATTCCGGGCGCTACGAATGTTCCATCACAAATGA ATTTGGCAGAGCAACAGGTCAAGGGCTGCTAATTGTGAG aaaatccGATGAGGTGGCTCCTGGGGAGAAATTTGTGAGGATGGCCTTTGCAGAGGCATCCAAGGAAATTGATGCAGCCATTAATCAAACAGTGGCGTCCCTCTTTACGCCTACAGCGCCAAACACGCATGACTATGCGGAGAAATTCCGAATCTTCCGTTTCCCCAATGAACCAGCACGGGAATTAGCCAGAGCAGCGGAAGTCTATGAGAGAACTCTCGTTAATATTCGTCGGCACATTGATAGTGGTCACACAATGATGGCTAATAAGACGGACTTCAACTACACGGAAATTCTCTCTCCGGAACACTTGGAGCTCATTGCAAGCCTTTCGGGATGCATGGCTCATCGACAGAAGCCCAATTGTACTGATATGTGCTTCCATGGGAAGTACCGAACTGTTGATGGGACGTGCAATAATTTGGGGAATCCAACCTGGGGTGCTTCCTTGACGGGATTCCGAAGGATTCTGCCTCCGGTGTATGAGAATGAATTTAGTATGCCCGTAGGATGGACAAAAGGACGTCTCTACAATGGATTCCAACTCCCAAGTGCACGTCTCGTGTCAAGTCGAATGATTGCCACGGAAGAGATAACTCCGGATAGTCGAATCACGCACATGGTGATGCAATGGGGTCAATTCCTCGATCACGATCTTGATCATGCTATTCCATCGGTTAGCTCCGAAAGCTGGGATGGTGTGGATTGCAAGAAAACGTGTGACTATGCAGCTCCTTGCTATCCCATTGAAGTACCTCCAAACGATGTGAGGGTGAACAATAGACGATGCTTGGACTTTGTTCGATCCAGTGCAATCTGTGGTTCTGGTCAAACATCAATTCTCTTTGGGCAGGTGCAACCACGAGAGCAAATCAATCAGCTCACATCCTACCTCGATGCTTCCCAAGTTTATGGGTATTCCAAGCAATTTGCCAATGATTTGCGCAATTTAACAGCAGATGAGGGTAGATTGAGAATTGGGCTGCATTTCCCGGGGCAGAAACCTCTGCTTCCCTTTGCCTCCCCAACGGATGGGATTGATTGCCGGCGGGAGATTGGTGAGAGCAATGTTAATTGCTTCACAGCCGGTGATATTCGTGTCAATGAGCAGGTTGGACTCCTGGCAATGCATACAATTTGGTTCCGGGAGCACAATCGCATTGCCGACACTCTACGGTTGTACAATCCACACTGGGATGGGGAGACACTCTACCATGAAGCAAGGAAGATTGTTGGGGCTCAGATGCAGCACATTACATACTCCAAGTGGCTCCCATTGATCCTCGGTGAGGAAGGAATGAAGATGCTGGGAGAATATCGTGGCTACAATCCAACGGTTAATCCATCGATCTCCAATGAGTTTGCCACAGCAGCCCTGCGTTTTGGGCATAGTCTCATCAATCCAATTCTCCATCGGTACGATGCAAATTACAAGGAGATCCCTCAGGGGCATTTGCCTCTTCATCGGGCATTCTTTGCACCCTGGCGGCTTGTCTACGAGGGTGGTGTTGATCCTCTAATGCGGGGCTTGTTCCTTACACCTGCTAAGCTGAAGAAACCCCTTGAGAATCTCAATACTGAACTCACGGAAAAGCTCTTCCATTCTGCACATGCAGTTGCCCTCGATCTGGCTGCCATCAACATTCAGCGATCACGAGATCATGCCATACCCTCGTACAATGACTACCGCCGCATGTGCAATCTCACCGTTGCAAAAACCTTCGATGATTTCACTGAAATCTCCAATAAGCAGGTGCGGAAGCGACTGCAAGACATCTACGGGCATCCCAATAATGTCGACATCTGGGTTGGGGGAATTCTGGAGGACCAAGTGGATGGAGGGAAAGTTGGTCCACTCTTCCGTTGCCTCCTTGTGGAACAATTCCAACGTCTTCGCGATGGTGATAGGTTTTGGTATGAAAACCCATCAATCTTCAAACCTGATCAACTTGTGCAGATCAAGCAATCCTCCCTGGCACGCGTCCTGTGCGACAATGGGGATAATATTACAGAAATCAGCGAAGATGTCTTTATGCTGTCTCACTTGCAGGATGGATTGAGAGCATGTGAAAAGCTCCCAGAGATGGATTTGCGTTTCTGGATGGATTGTAGTGGGTGCACACCACGTCCCCACCAGGGAGGTGAACTGATTCGACGTCGAAGATCCCTCAATGCCACCTTCGTGGAGAAGGAGCACGAAGAGGATGACAGCAACTGGGTGGATATGAATGAGGAGCGCATTGAGGGGCTTGAGACAACGCTGGAATCCTTCCAGAAGACCTTGAAGCAGATGcggaggaaattgaaaaagttgGAGGCATCATGCCAAGCTGGTAGTGGGAAAATACAGAAACCACATGGGCACTGTACCGACTGGAGTGGAATACGGCGTCTCAACAATGAGGTCTGGAAGGAAGATCCGTGCACGCAGTGTGAGTGCAAACATCGAGAAGTTCACTGTGTGCGTGATAAGTGTCCAGAGGTTGAGAAATGCCCTGATGGTGCTATACCCACGAAATCACCCACCAGCTGCTGCCCAACGTGCCCACCAGCTGCAACCCCATCGACTTCACCAGCACCTCCCACATCGACATCCGTTCCTGCGGCATAA
- the LOC129792184 gene encoding peroxidasin isoform X1: MVKSCSVQVLVVGFIVTVALRGSGVRGECPNRCSCIQQTVRCTRLELQDIPDVPPDTNIIDLRYNRIREIPSRAFYGKTRLHTIFLNENQVLSIEATAFDGLPSLKYLYLNNNRISHVAPNAFKDLDKLQSLFLYNNRLTTIPEGILNGMRNLRRLRLDGNALECDCRLLWLLRLLGDPKTSFQVAATCSSPSSVAGKNIYVLKETDLNCSKPKIIPPPKNIKVHMGESVWIPCEASGSPRPDIVWMKNFNEVDKANPRFHVMPNGTIEISNTTHEDFGSYECIARNIMGEIHSNAIQLDPMEERVKLQFIQEPQSSIFVDSPAPIVLHCLATGDLDVVWSFNGSPLQLSEHRRVHPNGTLTINPTSAADTGTYKCDVSNKYETISSSAEVMVDAKIGETPHSVIPRFVVTPENRTAKVGEEVTLDCEAEGDPSPTVAWERDDGQQIVFTPRIYLTGNQLHIKDAKESDSGLYICIAENAVGSAETVASVEIQSHANPPHLIIEPYDLEALQGATIELPCMGDGDPPPQVKWKKDGRTIISTDRFRIAASGSLHVTNVTTLDSGRYECSITNEFGRATGQGLLIVRKSDEVAPGEKFVRMAFAEASKEIDAAINQTVASLFTPTAPNTHDYAEKFRIFRFPNEPARELARAAEVYERTLVNIRRHIDSGHTMMANKTDFNYTEILSPEHLELIASLSGCMAHRQKPNCTDMCFHGKYRTVDGTCNNLGNPTWGASLTGFRRILPPVYENEFSMPVGWTKGRLYNGFQLPSARLVSSRMIATEEITPDSRITHMVMQWGQFLDHDLDHAIPSVSSESWDGVDCKKTCDYAAPCYPIEVPPNDVRVNNRRCLDFVRSSAICGSGQTSILFGQVQPREQINQLTSYLDASQVYGYSKQFANDLRNLTADEGRLRIGLHFPGQKPLLPFASPTDGIDCRREIGESNVNCFTAGDIRVNEQVGLLAMHTIWFREHNRIADTLRLYNPHWDGETLYHEARKIVGAQMQHITYSKWLPLILGEEGMKMLGEYRGYNPTVNPSISNEFATAALRFGHSLINPILHRYDANYKEIPQGHLPLHRAFFAPWRLVYEGGVDPLMRGLFLTPAKLKKPLENLNTELTEKLFHSAHAVALDLAAINIQRSRDHAIPSYNDYRRMCNLTVAKTFDDFTEISNKQVRKRLQDIYGHPNNVDIWVGGILEDQVDGGKVGPLFRCLLVEQFQRLRDGDRFWYENPSIFKPDQLVQIKQSSLARVLCDNGDNITEISEDVFMLSHLQDGLRACEKLPEMDLRFWMDCSGCTPRPHQGGELIRRRRSLNATFVEKEHEEDDSNWVDMNEERIEGLETTLESFQKTLKQMRRKLKKLEASCQAGSGKIQKPHGHCTDWSGIRRLNNEVWKEDPCTQCECKHREVHCVRDKCPEVEKCPDGAIPTKSPTSCCPTCPPAATPSTSPAPPTSTSVPAA, encoded by the exons AGATCTTCGCTACAATCGCATTCGGGAAATCCCATCGAGGGCTTTCTACGGGAAGACGCGTCTACATACGATTTTCCTGAATGAGAATCAAGTGTTGAGCATTGAAGCAACTGCCTTCGATGGCTTACCATCCCTCAAGTATCTCTATCTCAACAACAATCGCATTTCGCATGTTGCACCGAATGCTTTCAAGGATTTGGATAAACTGCAGAGTCT ATTCTTGTACAATAATCGCCTGACAACAATCCCAGAGGGAATTCTCAATGGCATGCGGAATCTCCGGAGGCTACGGCTCGATGGCAATGCCCTGGAGTGTGACTGTCGCCTCCTGTGGCTTCTACGGCTCCTGGGAGATCCAAAGACAAGCTTCCAAGTGGCTGCTACATGTTCCTCACCATCCTCTGTGGCAGGAAAAAATATCTACGTCCTCAAGGAAACTGATCTCAATTGCT CAAAACCAAAAATAATTCCACCACCGAAGAACATAAAAGTCCACATGGGTGAATCTGTGTGGATACCATGTGAAGCATCAGGATCACCACGTCCTGATATTGTGTGGatgaagaatttcaatgagGTGGACAAGGCAAATCCACGTTTTCATGTGATGCCCAATGGTACCATTGAGATCTCCAATACAACACACGAAGACTTTGGATCGTACGAATGCATTGCCAGGAATATTATGGGTGAAATACATTCAAATGCCATACAACTGGATCCAATGGAAGAACGAGTGAAGCTGCAGTTCATCCAGGAGCCCCAGAGCAGCATCTTTGTTGACTCACCAGCTCCTATTGTCCTCCACTGCCTTGCTACAG GCGATCTGGATGTTGTTTGGTCATTCAATGGGAGTCCATTGCAATTGTCTGAGCATCGGCGTGTCCACCCCAATGGTACACTCACCATCAACCCCACCTCCGCAGCTGATACCGGAACATACAAATGCGATGTCAGCAACAAATACGAAACCATTTCCTCCAGTGCAGAAGTCATGGTTGATG CAAAAATAGGAGAGACACCCCATTCTG TCATTCCGAGATTTGTAGTCACACCGGAAAATCGAACAGCCAAAGTGGGTGAGGAAGTCACGCTAGATTGCGAAGCAGAAGGAGATCCCAGTCCAACGGTCGCATGGGAACGAGACGATGGTCAGCAAATTGTATTCACACCCCGGATTTATCTCACGGGGAATCAGTTGCACATAAAAGATGCTAAAGAATCCGATTCAG GTCTTTACATTTGCATAGCGGAAAATGCTGTGGGATCCGCCGAAACGGTGGCTTCGGTGGAAATTCAGAGCCACGCCAATCCACCCCATCTCATTATTGAACCATACGACTTGGAAGCACTCCAAGGTGCCACCATTGAATTACCCTGCATGGGGGATGGTGACCCACCGCCACAG GTCAAGTGGAAGAAAGACGGAAGGACGATTATATCGACAGATCGGTTCAGGATAGCTGCCTCTGGTAGTCTCCACGTTACCAATGTCACAACCCTCGATTCCGGGCGCTACGAATGTTCCATCACAAATGA ATTTGGCAGAGCAACAGGTCAAGGGCTGCTAATTGTGAG aaaatccGATGAGGTGGCTCCTGGGGAGAAATTTGTGAGGATGGCCTTTGCAGAGGCATCCAAGGAAATTGATGCAGCCATTAATCAAACAGTGGCGTCCCTCTTTACGCCTACAGCGCCAAACACGCATGACTATGCGGAGAAATTCCGAATCTTCCGTTTCCCCAATGAACCAGCACGGGAATTAGCCAGAGCAGCGGAAGTCTATGAGAGAACTCTCGTTAATATTCGTCGGCACATTGATAGTGGTCACACAATGATGGCTAATAAGACGGACTTCAACTACACGGAAATTCTCTCTCCGGAACACTTGGAGCTCATTGCAAGCCTTTCGGGATGCATGGCTCATCGACAGAAGCCCAATTGTACTGATATGTGCTTCCATGGGAAGTACCGAACTGTTGATGGGACGTGCAATAATTTGGGGAATCCAACCTGGGGTGCTTCCTTGACGGGATTCCGAAGGATTCTGCCTCCGGTGTATGAGAATGAATTTAGTATGCCCGTAGGATGGACAAAAGGACGTCTCTACAATGGATTCCAACTCCCAAGTGCACGTCTCGTGTCAAGTCGAATGATTGCCACGGAAGAGATAACTCCGGATAGTCGAATCACGCACATGGTGATGCAATGGGGTCAATTCCTCGATCACGATCTTGATCATGCTATTCCATCGGTTAGCTCCGAAAGCTGGGATGGTGTGGATTGCAAGAAAACGTGTGACTATGCAGCTCCTTGCTATCCCATTGAAGTACCTCCAAACGATGTGAGGGTGAACAATAGACGATGCTTGGACTTTGTTCGATCCAGTGCAATCTGTGGTTCTGGTCAAACATCAATTCTCTTTGGGCAGGTGCAACCACGAGAGCAAATCAATCAGCTCACATCCTACCTCGATGCTTCCCAAGTTTATGGGTATTCCAAGCAATTTGCCAATGATTTGCGCAATTTAACAGCAGATGAGGGTAGATTGAGAATTGGGCTGCATTTCCCGGGGCAGAAACCTCTGCTTCCCTTTGCCTCCCCAACGGATGGGATTGATTGCCGGCGGGAGATTGGTGAGAGCAATGTTAATTGCTTCACAGCCGGTGATATTCGTGTCAATGAGCAGGTTGGACTCCTGGCAATGCATACAATTTGGTTCCGGGAGCACAATCGCATTGCCGACACTCTACGGTTGTACAATCCACACTGGGATGGGGAGACACTCTACCATGAAGCAAGGAAGATTGTTGGGGCTCAGATGCAGCACATTACATACTCCAAGTGGCTCCCATTGATCCTCGGTGAGGAAGGAATGAAGATGCTGGGAGAATATCGTGGCTACAATCCAACGGTTAATCCATCGATCTCCAATGAGTTTGCCACAGCAGCCCTGCGTTTTGGGCATAGTCTCATCAATCCAATTCTCCATCGGTACGATGCAAATTACAAGGAGATCCCTCAGGGGCATTTGCCTCTTCATCGGGCATTCTTTGCACCCTGGCGGCTTGTCTACGAGGGTGGTGTTGATCCTCTAATGCGGGGCTTGTTCCTTACACCTGCTAAGCTGAAGAAACCCCTTGAGAATCTCAATACTGAACTCACGGAAAAGCTCTTCCATTCTGCACATGCAGTTGCCCTCGATCTGGCTGCCATCAACATTCAGCGATCACGAGATCATGCCATACCCTCGTACAATGACTACCGCCGCATGTGCAATCTCACCGTTGCAAAAACCTTCGATGATTTCACTGAAATCTCCAATAAGCAGGTGCGGAAGCGACTGCAAGACATCTACGGGCATCCCAATAATGTCGACATCTGGGTTGGGGGAATTCTGGAGGACCAAGTGGATGGAGGGAAAGTTGGTCCACTCTTCCGTTGCCTCCTTGTGGAACAATTCCAACGTCTTCGCGATGGTGATAGGTTTTGGTATGAAAACCCATCAATCTTCAAACCTGATCAACTTGTGCAGATCAAGCAATCCTCCCTGGCACGCGTCCTGTGCGACAATGGGGATAATATTACAGAAATCAGCGAAGATGTCTTTATGCTGTCTCACTTGCAGGATGGATTGAGAGCATGTGAAAAGCTCCCAGAGATGGATTTGCGTTTCTGGATGGATTGTAGTGGGTGCACACCACGTCCCCACCAGGGAGGTGAACTGATTCGACGTCGAAGATCCCTCAATGCCACCTTCGTGGAGAAGGAGCACGAAGAGGATGACAGCAACTGGGTGGATATGAATGAGGAGCGCATTGAGGGGCTTGAGACAACGCTGGAATCCTTCCAGAAGACCTTGAAGCAGATGcggaggaaattgaaaaagttgGAGGCATCATGCCAAGCTGGTAGTGGGAAAATACAGAAACCACATGGGCACTGTACCGACTGGAGTGGAATACGGCGTCTCAACAATGAGGTCTGGAAGGAAGATCCGTGCACGCAGTGTGAGTGCAAACATCGAGAAGTTCACTGTGTGCGTGATAAGTGTCCAGAGGTTGAGAAATGCCCTGATGGTGCTATACCCACGAAATCACCCACCAGCTGCTGCCCAACGTGCCCACCAGCTGCAACCCCATCGACTTCACCAGCACCTCCCACATCGACATCCGTTCCTGCGGCATAA